A region of the Leptospiraceae bacterium genome:
AGTTACTTATTTTTTCAAAATACTTAGATTTAAACTCAAAATAAATACTATAAATCACAATTTGAAAACCACAATAAATTCCCCAAAGAAGATAACCATAAGTTGCCCCATGCCAAAATCCACCAAGAATCCAAACAATCATAAGATTTAAATTTTGTCGAAAAAAACCATTCCTATTTCCTCCTAGCGGTATATATAAATAATCTCTTAACCAAGTCGATAATGATATATGCCATCGTTTCCAAAATTCCGATGGATTTGCAGCAAAAAACGGCAAATTGAAATTTAAAGACAATTCAAAACCTAACATTCGAGCCATACCTCGGGCAGCATCAGTATAACCACTGAAATCTGCGTATAATTGAAAGGCAAATGCGGCGGCCACTAAATATACAAGCCCGTTCGGAATTGACTCCTTAGGATCGAGTGCAAGGTTTACGAATGGTGCTAAGTTATCAGAAACAAATACCTTTTTAAAAATCCCCCACATAAAAAGAATTAGTCCTGATTGAAATTTTTCTTTTGACAGAAGTCTCTCTTTTTCAATTTGGGGAATTAGTTTCTCGGCGCGTTCTATTGGACCAGATAATAGAAGCGGAAAAAATAAATCATACACCGCATACGATAATAAACTCGGAGTAGGTACAATTTTTTTTTTATACACATCATAAATATAACTAATATTATGAAATGTATAAAAAGAAATTCCTATTGGTAAAATAATTTCAAAAATGGATATTTTTAGACTTCCACCGGCTAATTGATATATATCATTAAAAGATTGAACAACAAATACGGTATATTTAAAAATAAATAGAATAAATAAGTTTAGAAACACAGTGAATACTAAAATTTTTTTTCTTATCTGTGAATCTTCAAATTGTATTAGTTTAATTCCAGCATGGTAATTAAAGAATATACAAAACAATAATAGGAAGGTCATTTTGTAATTCCAAAAGGAATAAAAAACAACGCCTCCAATAAATAAAAGCCAGTTTTGTGATTTTAGATTTAATTTACGATAGATAAAAAAAAATATAGAAAAGAAAACTAAAAAGTTAATTGAGTTAAAGAGCATAACTCAATCTCCTTAGGTTTCTTCCATCATTTCAATAAATTTTCGTTTTTCTTTTGCCTGCTCAGGATATGTAAGTGCATATATCTGAATAGAAAGTTTAAAATCTCTCGATGGATTGTGAAACATTACAATCTCAGATTTAATTTTTGAAATAAATGCCTCTGAATCGGATTTACTATTTTCTTTCAATAAAATAGCGAACTTTCCTTGTCCAATGCGAGAAACATAATCTGATGGTTTTGTATTTTCAAAGATTTTTTTAGAAATAAATTCAGAATATTCGGAAAAGAAATTAATACCTAATATATTTAATATCCTCGTTACGTTCAGAATTTTTAAAACAATTAATGTAAACTGTTTTTGTTTGGAATCACAATATTTAATTTCCCTATCAATTGTTTCTTGGAGCGGATTAAAAGGATTCCTAAATAAAGTTTCTTGTTCATTCTGCATAATAAGATTTGCAATGATAGGGGCCGCAATATTAGCAAGTGATAATATTGTTCTTTTGTATCCGGGACTCCATTCAGTAGAAACTTTATGAATAATAATTAGTCCAACCATTCTTCCAATATTAATGAGAGGAATAACCGTAAACTCATTCATAGCCAGAAGTTCATCCTCAGAAATATAATTATTCAACTCACCATTGGATTGAAAGTTTTCTAAGCGGTAAACATCGCTTACCTGTGATATCATAGTAATAATTTTAGAATCCTTACTAAGGCGTAATTTTCCTAATGTATCAGGAAGTAAAAAATTTGAGCCGAATACTTTATAGTCTAAATTCTTCGTATCTAAAACCATTAAAGTAAAACTAGATACTTTAAAATCACTAAGGAAGTTTTCAGAAATTGCATCATACAACTCATCTAGCGACTTACAAGCATATACCTTATCCGTAAATTCAGTTATATTACTTGTAGCATGTATGATTTTATTTAATTCAGATACTTCATTGCTTAGATTTTCAGAATCAAAAAGTTTACTTAGAAAATTTCCTGAGACTTCTACAAGAATTTGTAAAAATTCGAAATCCTTTTCTGTATAATCCTCGCCACTAATCATTTTACCTGCGACTATAAATCCACAAAATTGATCCATAACTCGAATTGGAATTAATATCTCCGTTAAAGGATTGCCTAAAAGAACTCTTTCTCTTTCCTTAAGTTCGTTGTTTAATAAGTCTTTAGCATAAACTACATCGTGTTCTGATTCTAAAAGCGAATAGAGAGTATCCCCTTTTTTTATTACATAATCCGGTTCAATATCAATTCCCTCGAAAGCAACAATTTTCATTTGCGAAAAATTTCCGTCCCGAGAAGAAAATATAATCATTATTTCAGGACCAACTTGCCCAATAATTGAATACATTAAGTTTTCAAAAAAATCATCGAAAGACTTTGATTTTAAAAGTTCTTTTGTTATTTCAAATAGAACTAAATAACTTTCTAGTTTTTCTTCATAGGATGATTTAAATTGTTTTGCGGTATCAAATGCTTCTTCTACATTTAAGCCAACGATAGGTTCTGAAGGATCAGGCTCTGAATTTTCTAATTCAGTCAAAACTTCCTGTGAATTGTCTTCGGGAAGATTAGGCTCTACAAAATTTGGATCCTCATCTTCCAGGAAAGGCTCACTGCTAGATTCAGCCATTGCATCTTTTTCCCAGTCCTCCAATACAGATGACTCATTTGCAACTTGTGTATC
Encoded here:
- a CDS encoding MBOAT family protein translates to MLFNSINFLVFFSIFFFIYRKLNLKSQNWLLFIGGVVFYSFWNYKMTFLLLFCIFFNYHAGIKLIQFEDSQIRKKILVFTVFLNLFILFIFKYTVFVVQSFNDIYQLAGGSLKISIFEIILPIGISFYTFHNISYIYDVYKKKIVPTPSLLSYAVYDLFFPLLLSGPIERAEKLIPQIEKERLLSKEKFQSGLILFMWGIFKKVFVSDNLAPFVNLALDPKESIPNGLVYLVAAAFAFQLYADFSGYTDAARGMARMLGFELSLNFNLPFFAANPSEFWKRWHISLSTWLRDYLYIPLGGNRNGFFRQNLNLMIVWILGGFWHGATYGYLLWGIYCGFQIVIYSIYFEFKSKYFEKISNYRYLTNIRNADYSIEKQTQIGIKLRVFLIKLFRAMSIFFTFILFGLGLLLFRIESFPQLMRLMDNLSGFYLNEVLIVKLLFYISPILILDSLQFYNEDLEYFNSTKINPIVAYGLLLIFSIQFCLFSVFENKIFFYFQY
- a CDS encoding diguanylate cyclase, translating into MSFIEKALKLLQEFPNLKNEPFQLKDKKKKSFLQEAENFFRNLTGLQSQPENENVNSEESIDIDLDSVTENQDYPELTLPTEEVSNSEKNPEQIEEYVPVQPPLVPDEFDEEDEIIVDLDLEDDSSLVEEKSNQENSALEVENEETVEVESIQDFQDSKPEILEEFSGDTETLELEEQPPLSSLIDELENEIEELKNDIELEEEDTQVANESSVLEDWEKDAMAESSSEPFLEDEDPNFVEPNLPEDNSQEVLTELENSEPDPSEPIVGLNVEEAFDTAKQFKSSYEEKLESYLVLFEITKELLKSKSFDDFFENLMYSIIGQVGPEIMIIFSSRDGNFSQMKIVAFEGIDIEPDYVIKKGDTLYSLLESEHDVVYAKDLLNNELKERERVLLGNPLTEILIPIRVMDQFCGFIVAGKMISGEDYTEKDFEFLQILVEVSGNFLSKLFDSENLSNEVSELNKIIHATSNITEFTDKVYACKSLDELYDAISENFLSDFKVSSFTLMVLDTKNLDYKVFGSNFLLPDTLGKLRLSKDSKIITMISQVSDVYRLENFQSNGELNNYISEDELLAMNEFTVIPLINIGRMVGLIIIHKVSTEWSPGYKRTILSLANIAAPIIANLIMQNEQETLFRNPFNPLQETIDREIKYCDSKQKQFTLIVLKILNVTRILNILGINFFSEYSEFISKKIFENTKPSDYVSRIGQGKFAILLKENSKSDSEAFISKIKSEIVMFHNPSRDFKLSIQIYALTYPEQAKEKRKFIEMMEET